One genomic segment of Trueperaceae bacterium includes these proteins:
- a CDS encoding transglycosylase domain-containing protein produces MKLVQGLFLLVLTAALSFLALLTSSALKWSGELPSLDSLDALEYTSTSIVYASDGVTRIGQIVPAEGESRISTNRIPVGLDEVSPAALAAIVAYEDDQFFSHYGMDLPAVVRAAYEEFFGDAQRGGSTITTQVIKNTLLFDIRSERSLERKVKEIMLALELERRLTKSEILQRYINVVFWGGNVYGIRAAAQAYFGKEPSELNLAEGLYLARLIPSPNARHDDFLGTRASMREVLDKMVRQGTISREMAERTWRYPLEPLGWEVEYDENGEVLAATRTDQDVLVQGSVSSDLSRDVVIAVRNWLTDRYGESVVFGSGGLKVITTIDVQAQLAANQASLEAEIPEGAQMAIVAIDPSTGAVLAMVGQKLEEGVPPGEFNRATQARRQPGSSFKPIVYATAIEQGGFNQATILVDGPAQFEVPGQPPYEPKNHDEAYDGPQTIRASLNRSRNIPAVKALEAATATAVAEKARQLGYDVMPYPAMALGSFVVTPLQHTAAMAAFANGGVYTEPYFIQRVEDADGNVIYEASPHSARVWSEETAYIMLDMLHGNVVDRDPAYGLSNRASVPGRWIAGKTGTTNDEVDIWFVGITPGLVASVWIGNDDNSSLPSRMTLSDGTVDLVNSSRQPIYVWNDFVTAALRGRSGAGETFPVPEGIVFHKIDLKTGAPSETGVNAAFKRSDDLAAQQLAPVVRLKIPIDTATGLRATVDTPADRIEIIEVSPEEALQYLPAAGAG; encoded by the coding sequence GTGAAGCTCGTCCAAGGGCTGTTCCTGCTCGTGCTCACGGCGGCCCTGTCGTTCCTCGCGCTGCTCACCTCGTCGGCGCTGAAGTGGTCCGGCGAGCTGCCGTCCCTTGACAGCCTCGATGCCCTCGAGTACACGTCCACGTCGATCGTCTACGCCTCCGACGGCGTGACCCGCATCGGCCAGATCGTGCCGGCCGAGGGCGAGAGCCGCATCTCCACGAACCGGATCCCCGTGGGCCTCGACGAGGTGTCGCCCGCGGCGCTGGCGGCGATCGTCGCCTACGAGGACGACCAGTTCTTCAGCCACTACGGCATGGACCTGCCGGCGGTGGTGCGCGCCGCCTACGAGGAGTTCTTCGGCGACGCCCAGCGCGGCGGCTCGACGATCACCACGCAGGTGATCAAGAACACGCTGCTCTTCGACATCCGCAGCGAGCGCTCGCTGGAGCGGAAGGTCAAGGAGATCATGCTGGCGCTGGAGCTCGAGCGCCGGCTCACGAAGTCGGAGATCCTGCAGCGCTACATCAACGTCGTGTTCTGGGGCGGCAACGTCTACGGCATCCGCGCCGCCGCCCAGGCCTACTTCGGCAAGGAGCCCAGCGAGCTCAACCTCGCCGAGGGCCTCTACCTCGCACGCCTGATCCCGTCGCCGAACGCGCGCCACGACGACTTCCTCGGCACGCGGGCCAGCATGCGCGAGGTCCTCGACAAGATGGTCAGGCAGGGGACGATAAGCCGGGAGATGGCCGAACGCACCTGGCGCTACCCCCTCGAGCCGCTCGGCTGGGAGGTCGAGTACGACGAGAACGGCGAGGTGCTCGCGGCCACCAGGACCGACCAGGACGTGCTGGTCCAGGGCTCCGTCAGCTCCGACCTCTCGCGCGACGTGGTGATCGCGGTCCGCAACTGGCTCACCGACCGCTACGGCGAGAGCGTGGTGTTCGGCTCGGGCGGCCTCAAGGTCATCACCACCATCGACGTCCAGGCGCAGCTCGCCGCGAACCAGGCCAGCCTGGAGGCCGAGATCCCCGAGGGCGCGCAGATGGCGATCGTGGCCATCGACCCGAGCACCGGGGCCGTGCTCGCGATGGTCGGCCAGAAGCTCGAGGAGGGCGTGCCGCCCGGCGAGTTCAACCGCGCCACGCAGGCGCGCAGGCAGCCCGGCAGCTCGTTCAAGCCCATCGTCTACGCCACGGCCATCGAGCAGGGCGGCTTCAACCAGGCGACGATCCTCGTCGACGGGCCCGCACAGTTCGAGGTCCCCGGTCAGCCGCCCTACGAGCCCAAGAACCACGACGAGGCCTACGACGGACCGCAGACCATCCGCGCCAGCCTCAACCGCAGCCGCAACATCCCGGCCGTGAAGGCGCTGGAGGCGGCGACCGCCACGGCCGTCGCCGAGAAGGCGCGCCAGCTCGGCTACGACGTCATGCCGTACCCGGCGATGGCCCTGGGCAGCTTCGTGGTCACGCCGCTGCAGCACACGGCCGCGATGGCGGCGTTCGCGAACGGCGGCGTCTACACCGAGCCGTACTTCATCCAGCGCGTCGAGGACGCCGACGGCAACGTGATCTACGAGGCCTCGCCGCACTCGGCCCGGGTGTGGAGCGAGGAGACGGCGTACATCATGCTCGACATGCTGCACGGCAACGTCGTCGACAGGGACCCGGCGTACGGCCTGTCGAACCGCGCCTCGGTGCCCGGCCGGTGGATCGCCGGCAAGACCGGCACCACGAACGACGAGGTCGACATCTGGTTCGTCGGCATCACGCCCGGCCTCGTCGCCTCGGTGTGGATCGGCAACGACGACAACTCGAGCCTGCCCAGCCGCATGACCCTCAGCGACGGCACCGTCGACCTCGTCAACAGCTCGCGCCAGCCCATCTACGTGTGGAACGACTTCGTGACGGCGGCGCTGCGCGGGCGCTCCGGCGCGGGCGAGACGTTCCCCGTGCCGGAGGGCATCGTGTTCCACAAGATCGACCTCAAGACCGGGGCGCCGTCCGAGA